The following is a genomic window from Niabella soli DSM 19437.
AAGGCACCCTAACAGTGGCGCTGGATATTACCATTACAGAGGGGCTGAAGCAGGAAGGAGAGGCGCGGGAATTTGTAAACCGCATCCAGAAAATCAGGAAGGACAGTGGTTTTGATTTAACCGATCGCGTATCCGTTCAGGTAGATACAAATACCGCATTAAAAAATGCGTTAAACACGTATAAAGACTATATTTGCGCAGAAATTTTGGCAGATGATCTGGATTTTAGTCCGATTTCATCCGGAGGTACCGAAATTGAAGTGAATGAACACAAGTTGTGTACGATTGTAACAAAAAAAGGGTAACAACAATGGCTACAAAGAAAAAAACAGCGGTAAAGTCGGCCACGGCCCGAGCCGGACATTCAGCTAAGAAAGCAGCGCCTGCAAAACCTGCTCGTTCTGCAGCGGGAAAAGCAGTTGCTCCTAAAAAGGCTGCCAAGCCTGCCGCGAAAGCACCTGCAAAAGCTGCCTCTAAAACAGCGAAAAAACCGGTTGTATCAAAAAAACCGGTGGCAAAACCTGCCCGCCCGGCAACAGTAAAAGCTGCAAAACCTTCTGCTAAGAAGGTAACAGCAAAGCCTGTGGTTAAAGCTTCGTCAAAAAAAACGGTACCGGAGAAAAAGCCGCCTGTTAAGAAAACCGTAGTTAAAGAGATACCCGTAATAGAAAAAAAAGTGGCAAAGAAAGAAGAAAAAAAAGTAGTAAAAGCTCCTAAAAAGGTGGTGGTTCCTAAACTTTCAACCAGGAGTTCGGTAAAATATCAACCCGATTTTACAAAAAGTGTACTGGATACGCCGGCTATTGAAAAAGCGCCGTCTGTAATACGGTATTCTGACAGTGATCTCGCAGAGTTCAAGGAGATCATTTTAAGAAAATTGGATGCTGCAAAAAAAGAACTGGCCTATTTGCAGGGATTGATCACCCGCAGGGATGAGGGGGGTGATATGGACGAAGGCCGGTACATGACCATGGAAGATGGCAGTGTAAGTATGGAGCGCGAGCAGTTGAGCCAGCTCGCCAGCCGGCAGATCACTTTTATTGATCATTTGGAAAAAGCCTTGATGCGCGTGGAAAATAAGACATATGGCATTTGCCGCGTAACCGGTCATTTGATAGACAAAGCGCGGTTACGTGCAGTACCCCACGCTACGTTGAGCATGGAGGCTAAATCAATGATGAACCGTTAATTCAAAATAATTCAACAACAGGCAAAGCGAACCCCCCGATGATTGGTTCGCTTTTCTGTTTAGGCCGGCGCCGGGGGTAGATTGCCGGACACATTCTAATAAAATTGACTCCGGTTCATTATTAATCATTGACGTTGATGGGTAGCCCCGCCGGTAAAAAGACAATATTTTATATATAATTATTCAGTTTTGATATAAACAGACTATGACAATCAACTTTGGATATGACAAAAGGCAGGTAATTCAGGCATTACGGTATCATTTCATTTCCAAAAAGGAGATCAGGATCATGATCATCCTGGTTAACGTGTTTGCTGCGCTGGCGTTGGTTTTATACGCGCTGCACAAAATAACGCCGGCGGCCTTCCTCATCAATTCATTTCTTTGGCTGTTGTTGATGATAAGCCTGTGGTTTGTTTTACCCGGCGTGGTGTACAGAAAAGCGGAAACATTTAAGCATAGCTTTACAATGTATTTTAATGAAAATGATTTTACGTTGGAGCACACCAATGGTAAAAGGAGCTGGCCTTACACTGCGTTAGCCAATTATAAAGAAAGCCCACACTTTTTTCACCTGTATTTTGACGAACGGTCTTTTTTGCTGGTGCCAAAAACGGCATTTGCCAATGCTGATGAGGCTTCTGCATTCCGGCACTTGCTGATGGAAAAAGTACGTACAAAATAAGCGCAGGGTACAACCTTAAGGCGGCCACTCCGGCAGGATCAGATGTATTTCTTCATAATAATATGAGGAATGGTGAGGTTGGTGAATTCGTTACTTGCTTCCTGGTACCCCATCTTTTCATAAAATCCCAATGCGTTCTTACGCGCCTGCATGGATATTTCACGATAGCCCATATCGCGCGCAATATTTTCCGCAAAAAGCAGCAAGGCCCTTCCGATACCCTTTCCCTGCAGATCGTTCAATACGGCCATTTGTCGTAACAGCACTAATTGAGCAGATTGCTTGACCAACATACAACAGCCCAGCATCTTCTCATCCTCAAAAGCCCCGATCAGCACATTGTTTTTGTCGGCATTAAGATCGTCTTCAGTAAGTACCAGACCCAATGGTTTTCGCAAAATTTCATTGCGGAGGTCCACCATTTGCCGGTATTCTTTGGAACCGTGATCTATAATCTTTAATGCCATAAATATTCCTGTTAATAGTAGGGATCATAGGTGTTTCAGCTACTTTATTTGATTTGTAAATTAAGGATTTTTAACCGGTTCAATACATTTTTAGTTTTTTTTTTCTTTTTATGCAGTTTTAGTCAAAAACTCTATTTTTGCAGCAATAACTAAATTAATAAGATATGTCAGACATTGCATCAAGAGTTAAAAAAATTATCGTTGACAAGTTAGGCGTTGACGAAGCAGAAGTAACTAATGAAGCCTCTTTTACAAATGATCTGGGTGCCGATTCATTGGACACCGTTGAACTGATCATGGAATTTGAAAAAGAATTCAATATTTCTATTCCAGATGAGCAAGCCGAAACGATTACTACTGTTGGTCAGGCGGTATCTTATTTGGAAGAACACGCTAAGTAACTGACAGGGTTTCAGACAAAGCTTGGCTTTTAGTAAAGACAACAAGTACACCGCCTTTGACTGTGGTATTCCATAATTAAAGGCGGTTTTAGTTATATTTAAATAAGGATAAACAGTATTATGGAGTTAAAAAGGGTAGTAGTAACCGGAATGGGTGCATTAACACCGATCGGCAATACTGTTGAGGAATATTGGAATGGGCTGATCAATGGCGTTCCGGGCGCCGCCCCCATCACCTTATTTGATGCCAGTAAGTTCAGAACGAGATTCGCCTGTGAAGTAAAGAACTTTGAGCCAACCGATTTTCTTGACAAAAAAGAAGCAAGGAAGGTTGACCGGTTTACGCAGTTTGCTTTAGTGGCAAGCGACCAGGCTGTAAAAGACGCGGGGCTTACTAAAGAGAATATTAACCCTGATCGGATCGGAGTGGTTTTAGGAAGTGGCATCGG
Proteins encoded in this region:
- a CDS encoding acyl carrier protein, with product MSDIASRVKKIIVDKLGVDEAEVTNEASFTNDLGADSLDTVELIMEFEKEFNISIPDEQAETITTVGQAVSYLEEHAK
- a CDS encoding GNAT family N-acetyltransferase, with product MALKIIDHGSKEYRQMVDLRNEILRKPLGLVLTEDDLNADKNNVLIGAFEDEKMLGCCMLVKQSAQLVLLRQMAVLNDLQGKGIGRALLLFAENIARDMGYREISMQARKNALGFYEKMGYQEASNEFTNLTIPHIIMKKYI
- a CDS encoding YcxB family protein, whose amino-acid sequence is MTINFGYDKRQVIQALRYHFISKKEIRIMIILVNVFAALALVLYALHKITPAAFLINSFLWLLLMISLWFVLPGVVYRKAETFKHSFTMYFNENDFTLEHTNGKRSWPYTALANYKESPHFFHLYFDERSFLLVPKTAFANADEASAFRHLLMEKVRTK
- a CDS encoding TraR/DksA family transcriptional regulator; protein product: MATKKKTAVKSATARAGHSAKKAAPAKPARSAAGKAVAPKKAAKPAAKAPAKAASKTAKKPVVSKKPVAKPARPATVKAAKPSAKKVTAKPVVKASSKKTVPEKKPPVKKTVVKEIPVIEKKVAKKEEKKVVKAPKKVVVPKLSTRSSVKYQPDFTKSVLDTPAIEKAPSVIRYSDSDLAEFKEIILRKLDAAKKELAYLQGLITRRDEGGDMDEGRYMTMEDGSVSMEREQLSQLASRQITFIDHLEKALMRVENKTYGICRVTGHLIDKARLRAVPHATLSMEAKSMMNR